One Polyodon spathula isolate WHYD16114869_AA chromosome 46, ASM1765450v1, whole genome shotgun sequence genomic window carries:
- the LOC121306186 gene encoding heme-binding protein 1-like, translating into MFSMIKNSLFGGTEETPYKILSTETRGDLNYEVRRYDGGVFATVNVDGKSFDERSGQAVLKLLKYVGGSNDKGIGMGMTAPVSITAFPKEDGSLSGKLNVGIRIPTKFQSDPPSPTDETVKIEQRSGVTVYAT; encoded by the exons ATGTTCAGCATGATAAAGAACTCGCTCTTCGGAGGAACAGAGGAGACCCCTTATAAAATACTGAGCACAGAGACCAGG GGTGATTTGAACTATGAGGTCAGGCGCTATGACGGTGGTGTTTTTGCCACAGTGAATGTCGATGGAAAATCATTTGATGAAAGATCGGGACAGGCGGTTCTGAAACTCCTCAAATATGTGGGGGGAAGCAACGACAAAG GGATCGGGATGGGAATGACGGCTCCAGTGTCGATCACGGCGTTCCCGAAGGAGGACGGATCCCTGTCCGGGAAGCTGAACGTCGGGATCAGAATTCCCACCAAATTCCAGTCGGATCCTCCCAGCCCCACCGACGAGACGGTGAAAATCGAGCAGAGATCTGGGGTGACTGTCTATGCAACGTGA
- the fmc1 gene encoding protein FMC1 homolog, with product MSCSGRVAPLRACRAILRELRAAKGPGYRRAPAHRFVLDRFRQNRVTNEKLCRSQQDLLHQASSYLCLLQSTRLHLSLHTEYHGEGATREKPLEDLARMVGLTMPTQPGGKGWE from the exons ATGTCGTGCTCCGGGAGAGTCGCGCCGCTGCGGGCGTGTCGCGCTATCCTGAGAGAGCTGCGCGCTGCGAAGGGACCCGGGTACCGGCGCGCCCCGGCGCACAGATTCGTCCTGGACCGGTTCCGACAGAACCGG gTGACCAATGAGAAGCTGTGTCGCTCTCAGCAGGATCTCCTCCACCAGGCTTCCTCGTACCTCTGTCTGCTCCAGAGCACCCGCCTGCACCTCTCTCTGCACACAGAGTACCACGGAGAGGGGGCCACCAGGGAAAAGCCGCTGGAGGACCTGGCACGCATGGTGGGGCTGACAATGCCTACACAGCCTGGAGGGAAGGGgtgggagtga